ATGGTGATCCCTGCTAAAGAATACGCATGGGAAACTGTTGTTGCAATTATAGAAAATATCAGTGCTGCAAACACGACTGCACTATTGATCTGCATAGCTACTATCGTACTCTTGCTCTATCTGCCAGGGATACTTACCAAAGTAAAGTATCTGAACAGCCTTCCTGCCTCTATAGTAGCACTGATACTATCTGTATTGGCAATATATTATATGAAGATCGATATCCCCCTGGTGGGCAGCATCCCCACTGGCCTCCCGAGCATACAGATGATCAATCTCAATCCGCAGCTGGTGCTAACTGTCCTCCCGGCTGCGCTTACCATCGCACTTCTCGGAACTATTGAAGCTTTGCTCTGTGCAGTGGTCTGCGATGGTATGACAAATACAAAACATGACAGCAACAGAGAACTCATGGGACAGGGACTGGGAAATATCATTTTACCTTTCTTCTCAGGCATCCCCTGTACAGCCGCCATCGCAAGGAGTGCTGTGAACATAAGGGAAGGAGCAAAGACCCAAGTGTCCGGGATAATCCATGCCCTCATATTATTTACAATACTTCTCTTCTTCGGCCCTATAGCTGCATTCATTCCGAAAGCCTACCTTGCAGGGGTGTTGATCCTGGTTTCCCTCAGGATGATCAACATCACCGAGTTCAAGACCATCATGCATATCAGTAAAATGGATACCACTGTCCTAATCGCCACATTTATTCTTACGGTGTTCACAGACCTGGTATTTGCAGTGCAGATGGGTATGTTCCTTGCAATAATCCTGCTGTTCATCAGACTCACTAACGTCATCGATATCCAGACAATGGAAAACTACGACAAATCAACAGGCATTAACGCTACTATCTTTGCAGACCCGTATCTGGAAAAGAATGTTTCTGTATACACTCTCAACGGACCATTCTTCTTCGGGGCCATGAACGTTTTCGAAAGCAAGATCAACGAGCACATTAACATCAGCAGGCCTCATATAATACTGCGCATGCGCTATGTACCATTCATAGATAGTACAGGCCTTGAGAGGCTTAGAAGCTTCATAAATATGAGCAAGAAAAAGAATCAGAAAGTCTACCTCACATCAATACAACCTGAAGTGATGAAAAGAATGAAGAGTGACGAACATCTGATGGAACTTATGGAGAAACAGCATGTGCTTACATTCGAGCATACACAGGAAGCTCTGGAATACGTCAAGAAGCAATCCAGAAGTGAGAAAGTAGCGTGATATAAAAAGTGATGATTGAACTTGACCTCAAAGCTCAACCATTATCCCATACCCAAACTTATCCGTAGGCCTCTTGAAAAAGCCAAATTTTTCATAAAAGGCTTCTTTTCCTTTTGCAGACATCAGGGTCATGTACGAATAATCCTGCACATTCTATTGCAGATAAGACATTATCTTTTTCATCAATGCAGTGTCGAGACCTTGATTCTGGCATTTGGATAAAACAATAACATCTGCAACGAAATAGATGAAACTATGATCTTCTACCAAACGGGACATGCTAATATGATCATTTTTCACCGCACAAACACAGTAAATGGAATTATTGAGGCTTTTCTTCAAGGCAATAATCTATAGTATCCATTTCATCAAGTAATATATAGTGTGATCATAAATCCCTCAGAAGCTATCACTTGCGAACAGCTGCTTAGCAAACTCTATCCTCTTCTCCATATCCGGCCCTTCAAACTCTTCCACAACCTTCTCAAGTAGTTGCGGTATTGGAAGGTGTTGTGGGCAGGCATTAAGACATTGATCGCATTGCACACATTGGGATGCTAAATTTTTTTCGGCTCCCCTTAAAATGCCTCCGAGCTTTGCGGCATACATCACCATCAACCTATCTTTCCCATCGAACATATACAAATTGTTGTACATTTCAAAACAGGCAGGAATGTCCACTCTTTGAGGACAGGGCATACAGTATCTGCATCCTGTACAGTTTATTTTCATCAGTTCTCTGTACTTATCCGCAACCATTTTAATAAGCTCAAGCTCTTTAGGGTTCAAAGAATCAGCAAGACCTTCCTCTGCAAATTTTAGGTTCTCTTCTACCTGATAATGTTCATTCATACCTGAGAGCACTACAGTGACAGCAGGATGGCTCCAGACCCAGCGCAATGCCCACTCCACAGGACCGCGCTTGACATCAGCTTTGTTCCAGATATCCATTACCTCAGCGGGGACCGGGGATGCCAGATTGCCACCCCTTAATGGCTCCATGATCACAACTCCAAGGTCACGGGAAGCAGCATATTCAAGTCCCTTTCTTCCTGCCTGTATATTTTCATCCAGGAAATTATACTGTATCTGGCAGAAATCCCAGTCATAGCCATCCACAATATCCTTAAAATCCTCGGCATTACCATGATAGGAAAATCCTGCGTTGATGATGCGGCTATCAGCCTTGGCCCTGTCAAGAAAATCAGTGACACCCAAGTCCCGGATATTCTCCCAGCTACTCCCTACAAGACTGTGTATAAGATAATAGTCAATGTGATCTGTATTCAATTTCTCAAGTTGTTTTTTAAGGAACATATCCATGTCCTTCGGGCTTTTTACCATCCATTGGGGCTGTTTTGTGGCAAGTTTAACCTTTTCCCTGTACCCTTCTGCAAGAGCTCTCCCGAGGAATGGCTCGCTTTCTCCCATATGATAAGGCCATGCAGTATCTACATAATTGACACCGTTATCTATTGCATGGCGGATCATCTGAGTGGCTTTTTCCTCATCAATGCTGCCGTCCTGTTTGACGGGAAGGCGCATGGCCCCAAAACCAAGTATAGAAAGCTTATCTCCATTCTTTGGCATTTTCCTGTATAACATAATACTCCTCTTTGATCCAAAATTAATAACAAATAATTATGTAAAGATCATTTTTTAGATATTCCTTGCCGTATCAACTGAAATGATATTTCTCTCAGGATATCCAGCTGATCACCTCAAATTATCCCATTGGGGACAAAACCAGTCTTACAACAGTCTTTTCCTGATCACATAATAGTAGCCATTAGTAATTCTTACTGTGCTTCCTGTACCAAGAAGTTTGTGTTCATGCCTTAAGCTTTTGATTTGTATATGTTTTTACCCATATTATTTACTTTATTTTGCAAATGGCTTAACTCTCGAGATTTATATAAATCAACAATGTGCATATAGGTGCATTTTATTATGTTCATAGCTGTTATATCAATGACCAGATAGTTTTGAACTTACGGTGAAAAGCCATGAGTATGAAAAACGTAATTATCTGGTCTCTTTTTATATTGTTGACCATCGTTCCTCTTGCAGGATGTGATGTAAACAGTTCTGTTATGTTTGTTGACACAAATGAAACTGAATACTATGAGTTTAATGCAACAAAAGATGAAAATCAAGTTGAAATGATAGATTTTAATGTAAATGATACAGAAAATTATAACTGGAGTATTATAAGTGCTGAAATTCAAATAAATCAGACTTTTGATGCTGCAGCAATTTCAGTTTCCTTAAAAACACCGGTTGTCTACGTTGATACAGATGGAACCGGAAATTACAACTGTGATGGAGCAAACGATCACATTCAAATAAATCAGGCCTTATCATATATAAATGGACGTGGAGGCGGTACTGTTTACCTAAGGGGTCCAAATACATACTGGATCGATAGTACTCTGAATATAGGTGCTGACACTGTCCTTACAGGTGACCCGACAGCTGAGATCAAATTGGTTGCAAATGCCGGTTGGGCATCACAGGTTCCGCTAATAAGGGGTAACATCGGAGCCGACAATATTGTGATCACCGGATTTACTATCGACGGTAACAGCGAATCACAATCCGGGATAACCAAAGGTCAAGGATATTATAATCTGATATTGTTCCAGAACTCAAATAATGTCGAAGTATCCCGTATGCGTCTGGAATGGGGTACAGGCGATGGAATGAAAGTTTACAGTGGTAGCGAAATTAAATTCCTTCACAATGATGTGTACAAGCTCGGTCATGATGCATGTTATATTCTGTATTCGAACAACGGGGAATGCGCATACAATACCGTGATGATGCGAACGAATAGTGCGTGCCGCATTACATGTGGATCAAATATCACTGTTCATGATAATGTTTTCTACTCTGATCTATCAGGAGGCGAATCCACAGGCCCGGCTATAGAGATCGATAAAACAAATACAGGCAGTACTGCAGTATTTGATGATATAGAGATCTACAATAATAAGATATATTCAATTAATGGAGCAGGTATCTGGATGTTTGCAGGATATCCGGATAATGTGATCCGAGCAAAGAACGTTAATATACACCATAATACTTTTAGTAAAGTCGGACAGTATACTGCAAATACAGGATACAGTAATGCAGCGATCGTGATCCAAAACTTTGACAACACTATCATCGAGAACAATGTATTTGATGATGGTGGCCATGCAGCAATTAAATGGTATGTGTGGTCCGGGCACATCACACAGCAAAAAGCAGAGTTCACCACCTATGTGAGGAACAATATCATAATGAATAATGACGGAGTAAGCGGAGTTACTGGCTCAGGCGTGGGTATATGGAACACACAACCATCCTACGCGAAGTTCATTGTCCAGAATAATAACATCTACAACAATGAGAATGGACAAACCTATGGCTCAGGTTTCACAATGAGCAATAACCTGAATGTTGATCCACATTGTGTTGATCAAACCAATTCAAAACTCAGCTCACGTGACTACCATCTTAAGAGCAAGGTAGGCCGTTATTCAAGTGGCAAGTGGGTAACAGACTCAATATCGAGTCCACTGATAGATGCGGGTAATTCCAAATGTGCTTGCAGCAGCGAACCCTCTCCGAATGGCGGAGTAATAAACATTGGACGATATGGTAACACTGCCGAAGCTTCCAAGAGTGGGTCATCTGTTCCGATAGCAGATAATTCACCTGTGTCAAACGCCGGAAACAACAAAGCTGCTACAGCTGGTTCTGCGGTAATTTTCGATGCCAGTGCATCAACAGATGATAAAGGCATAGCCTCTTACTCATGGGATTTCGATGCTTCGAACGGTATAACATCCGAAGCCATAGGTAAGACAGCCACCAAGACATATGCAGCTGCGGGAAACTATACGGTCACACTTACTGTCACTGATACAAGTGGACAGAGATCAACAGATACATTAGACGTAGTTGTCACTACTGCGATTTCAAATCAGATAGATGATTCACTAACTGTTTATGACAACAGATTACGTGAAGCAGCCCCGAGTACTGTTTATTCCGATTCCAATTATATTGATATCGGACAGGCAGGAACTCGTTACAGGGATCTGATGTGGTTCGATCTTAGTGAGTACAAGACAACAGATACCATATCTAAGGCGACACTTTCATTGTACTGGTATTATCCAGCTGGTGCTACTCGCGCTTCCGATACTGTAGTGGAGATCTACAGACCACTTGAATGGGATCCAAAGTATGTAAGCTGGAACTCCAGAACCTCCACTTCTACATGGAGCACAGCCGGAGGAAACTGGTATGATAAGAACGGTGTTGCTCAGGGCAGTACACCGTACACATCCCTTAAATTCCCGGCCAGGACAGTGCCTGGTAACAAATACTATGATTTCGATGTCACTCAGCTGGTGCAGGAATATGTGAGTGGTAAGAATAAGAACAATGGATTCTTCCTCAAGGCCAGGACAGAGAATGGTAATTATATTGCATTCTACAGCTCACAATGGACAAATGCAGCTCAGAGACCGAAATTAACAGTGGTTGCTACAGCAGCTTCTGTAGATGATTCACCTGTGGCAAACGCTGGAGACAACAAAGCTGCTACAGCTGGTTCTGCGGTAATTTTCGATGCCAGTGCATCAACAGATGATAAAGGCATAGCCTCTTACTCATGGGATTTCGATGCTTCGAACGGTATAACATCCGAAGCCATAGGCAAGACAGCTACCAGGACATACGCAGCTGCAGGAAACTATACGGTCACACTTACTGTCACTGATACGAACGGACAGAAGTCAATCGATACTGTAAACGTAATTGTCAGCAGCACACCAGTCACAAATACTGTATCTGTTCTTTATGACAATAGATTGGTTGAGTCATCTAAAACTATGGTCTATTCCACTTCAAATTACCTTGATATCGGAAAAAGCTCAACTCGTTGCAGGGATATAATGATGTTTGATCTTAGCAAATATAAAACAACAGATAAAGTATCTAAGGCCACCCTCTCACTATACTGGTATTATCCTACAACTGCCACACGCACTTCTGATACTGTAGTAGAGATATACAGACCAGTGGAATGGGACCCGAAATATGTGACCTGGAACAACCGTGCTTCGGGCACTTCATGGAGCACAGCCGGAGGAAGCTGGTACGATAAGAATGGGGTTGCACAGGGTAATACACCATATACATCCCTTACATTCCCGGCCAGGACATTGCCAGGCAACAAATACTATGATTTCGATGTCACTCAGCTTGTACAGGAATATGTGAGTGGTAAGAGCAAGAACACAGGTTTCTTCCTAAAGGCCAGGACAGAGAATGGTAATTACATTGCCTTCTACAGTTCAGAGTGGTCTAATGCAGCTCAGAGACCAATATTAAAGGTGACTGCTGCAACGACTTGAAGTGAAAGAATAGTAAGAGTAAATTTGAGGATTGAGTGTGAGCCTAAAATAATTGCGCTCCACTTAATTTTGATATTTATGTTTATAGATGATTTTCACAATCAAGTTCTAGTATCGGATTAGTATTTATATAAATACAATTAAAATGAATAAAAACATGGTATTCTTAACAAATTTAAGGGGCTAATATAGAAATAAAACTATATGTTGATAATAAACTGTTTATGAAAACCAGATAAGTAAGATTAATGTTGGTGTTTTA
This DNA window, taken from Methanomethylovorans hollandica DSM 15978, encodes the following:
- a CDS encoding SulP family inorganic anion transporter, with translation MPRVEQDNMDVKTGISGYFKESFLSDLKAGFITAIVALPLAIAFAIASGVEPVMGLYTAVIAGMLVSATGGSKYSITGPTGAMTVIILSTLHSYGLEGLLLAGFLAGIFQILFGLFKLGKVVKYIPLPVISGFTSGIGAIILIGQVPNALGMVIPAKEYAWETVVAIIENISAANTTALLICIATIVLLLYLPGILTKVKYLNSLPASIVALILSVLAIYYMKIDIPLVGSIPTGLPSIQMINLNPQLVLTVLPAALTIALLGTIEALLCAVVCDGMTNTKHDSNRELMGQGLGNIILPFFSGIPCTAAIARSAVNIREGAKTQVSGIIHALILFTILLFFGPIAAFIPKAYLAGVLILVSLRMINITEFKTIMHISKMDTTVLIATFILTVFTDLVFAVQMGMFLAIILLFIRLTNVIDIQTMENYDKSTGINATIFADPYLEKNVSVYTLNGPFFFGAMNVFESKINEHINISRPHIILRMRYVPFIDSTGLERLRSFINMSKKKNQKVYLTSIQPEVMKRMKSDEHLMELMEKQHVLTFEHTQEALEYVKKQSRSEKVA
- a CDS encoding aldo/keto reductase, whose protein sequence is MLYRKMPKNGDKLSILGFGAMRLPVKQDGSIDEEKATQMIRHAIDNGVNYVDTAWPYHMGESEPFLGRALAEGYREKVKLATKQPQWMVKSPKDMDMFLKKQLEKLNTDHIDYYLIHSLVGSSWENIRDLGVTDFLDRAKADSRIINAGFSYHGNAEDFKDIVDGYDWDFCQIQYNFLDENIQAGRKGLEYAASRDLGVVIMEPLRGGNLASPVPAEVMDIWNKADVKRGPVEWALRWVWSHPAVTVVLSGMNEHYQVEENLKFAEEGLADSLNPKELELIKMVADKYRELMKINCTGCRYCMPCPQRVDIPACFEMYNNLYMFDGKDRLMVMYAAKLGGILRGAEKNLASQCVQCDQCLNACPQHLPIPQLLEKVVEEFEGPDMEKRIEFAKQLFASDSF
- a CDS encoding disaggregatase related repeat-containing protein, whose translation is MSMKNVIIWSLFILLTIVPLAGCDVNSSVMFVDTNETEYYEFNATKDENQVEMIDFNVNDTENYNWSIISAEIQINQTFDAAAISVSLKTPVVYVDTDGTGNYNCDGANDHIQINQALSYINGRGGGTVYLRGPNTYWIDSTLNIGADTVLTGDPTAEIKLVANAGWASQVPLIRGNIGADNIVITGFTIDGNSESQSGITKGQGYYNLILFQNSNNVEVSRMRLEWGTGDGMKVYSGSEIKFLHNDVYKLGHDACYILYSNNGECAYNTVMMRTNSACRITCGSNITVHDNVFYSDLSGGESTGPAIEIDKTNTGSTAVFDDIEIYNNKIYSINGAGIWMFAGYPDNVIRAKNVNIHHNTFSKVGQYTANTGYSNAAIVIQNFDNTIIENNVFDDGGHAAIKWYVWSGHITQQKAEFTTYVRNNIIMNNDGVSGVTGSGVGIWNTQPSYAKFIVQNNNIYNNENGQTYGSGFTMSNNLNVDPHCVDQTNSKLSSRDYHLKSKVGRYSSGKWVTDSISSPLIDAGNSKCACSSEPSPNGGVINIGRYGNTAEASKSGSSVPIADNSPVSNAGNNKAATAGSAVIFDASASTDDKGIASYSWDFDASNGITSEAIGKTATKTYAAAGNYTVTLTVTDTSGQRSTDTLDVVVTTAISNQIDDSLTVYDNRLREAAPSTVYSDSNYIDIGQAGTRYRDLMWFDLSEYKTTDTISKATLSLYWYYPAGATRASDTVVEIYRPLEWDPKYVSWNSRTSTSTWSTAGGNWYDKNGVAQGSTPYTSLKFPARTVPGNKYYDFDVTQLVQEYVSGKNKNNGFFLKARTENGNYIAFYSSQWTNAAQRPKLTVVATAASVDDSPVANAGDNKAATAGSAVIFDASASTDDKGIASYSWDFDASNGITSEAIGKTATRTYAAAGNYTVTLTVTDTNGQKSIDTVNVIVSSTPVTNTVSVLYDNRLVESSKTMVYSTSNYLDIGKSSTRCRDIMMFDLSKYKTTDKVSKATLSLYWYYPTTATRTSDTVVEIYRPVEWDPKYVTWNNRASGTSWSTAGGSWYDKNGVAQGNTPYTSLTFPARTLPGNKYYDFDVTQLVQEYVSGKSKNTGFFLKARTENGNYIAFYSSEWSNAAQRPILKVTAATT